In the genome of Actinobacillus genomosp. 1, the window TTTACGTACGGTAAAACCGGGCATTCGTTTAAAAGAAATCGGTAAAACCATTCAGCAATATGTTGAGAAGCAAGGTTTCTCGGTGGTGCGTGAATACTGCGGTCACGGTATCGGTACCGAATTCCATTGCGATCCGCAAGTGCTTCACTATAACTCGGATGACGGTGGAGTGGTGTTACAAGAAGGTATGGTGTTTACCATTGAGCCGATGGTGAATGCGGGTAAAAAAGAAATCCGTAATATGCCTGACGGTTGGACGGTGAAAACCAAAGACCGTAGCCATTCAGCACAGTTTGAACATCAAATTGTGGTAACCAAAGAAGGCTGTGAAGTGATGACGATTCGTGATGAAGAAATTGCCGAAGGCAGAATTTCTCGCATTATGAAAAACGTTTAATCGTGATAAATAAAAAATCCACCGTTATAAGCGGTGGATTTTTTTATGTTTTTTGCAATGAGATGTAACTAGGCTTTAGTCAGGATTTCTAACAGTTCGGCTTCCACTTGTTTGCCGAATTTACCCATACGGAAATCCGCTTTCAATTCATCAAATTTTTCCGGTTCCGCTTCCATTTTCTGTTTTAAGAATTGCGGAAATTCACATAAAACCAGTTCGGTTTTGCCGTTACGAATATCAAAGATACTTGGAATTTTCTGTGCGGAAATGACCGCTTGTTGTTGCTCGTCACTGTCAAAATGTTTGCGCTCTTTGTTATCTTTACGGGCAACGTATTTTACGTTGATATTCGGATTGAGTTTGGTCATACGTTGGAAATAAGCGACAATTTCCACACAGTCCGGGCAATAAGGCTCCGCCATCACCAGCCAGTCGCCCTGTACGCCGACGGCTTTGAGTTTTTCTTCGGTTTCCGTTTCAAGTTTGACATCAACATAAACTTCAAGCTGATTTTCACGGTCTTCGTCACTACTAAATTCTAAATATTCATAAAAATGTGCCATAGGTTATCCTTTTAAAATTAACGGTATCGGTTTTAGTGTCGCCAAATAATTTCGCAATCTACTTTGGCATTGTTAATCGTTTTACGCTGCAGTTTTTCTCGCATTAATTGGAAAGTTCTTAATGCAATTTGATCGTGATCTTGCGCAATCGAGTGAATATGAAAAGGGAGTGCGTCAAGTAAATGATGATCGTCAAAGGTGGCTAAATGTAATTCTTGATTCATCAATTTCGCCATTTGTTTATGTTCGGTTAAATAGCGCAATACGCCTTCCAAAATGGTATAAGAAGCGGTAAACACCGCTTCCGGTAAACGTCCTAAACGCTCAACCACTTCGGCAAACATTGCATAGCCCGATTCCGGTTGGTAATCTTTATGTAAAATCCAATCGCTTTTTACCGCTAAATGCGATTGCTCCAAGCCTTCGTAAAAGCCTTCCAAACGAGAAGCACTCGGCGAAAGCGAAAGTTGTCCGCCTAAATAGAAAAATTCTTTCGGTTGATAGGCTCTTACGATATTTTCCACCAATTTCGCTACGCTGGGCGTGTCGTCGCTGATAATGTAATTCAGCTCCAAATTCGGAATATGGCGGTCGATATGCAAGACCGGCGTATGCCTAATGATTTTCTTATAATAATTCGGGTCTTGATGTGTCGGAGCGGTAATCAGTAAATCTACTTGGCGATCAAGCAAGCGATCGATGACCAATTTTTCTTGTTGAGGATTATCGTCGGAACAAGCGATAACAAGCTGTAAACCGTTTTCTCGGCACAGTTTCTCAAGATTACGGGCAG includes:
- a CDS encoding thioredoxin family protein, which produces MAHFYEYLEFSSDEDRENQLEVYVDVKLETETEEKLKAVGVQGDWLVMAEPYCPDCVEIVAYFQRMTKLNPNINVKYVARKDNKERKHFDSDEQQQAVISAQKIPSIFDIRNGKTELVLCEFPQFLKQKMEAEPEKFDELKADFRMGKFGKQVEAELLEILTKA
- a CDS encoding LacI family DNA-binding transcriptional regulator — protein: MESKSKKRLTLNDIAMLSGVSKTTASMILNGRSDDFRIKLETRQKVQAIAEQYGYRANIYAKALQAQRSNVIGLVIPDLTNYGFASTARNLEKLCRENGLQLVIACSDDNPQQEKLVIDRLLDRQVDLLITAPTHQDPNYYKKIIRHTPVLHIDRHIPNLELNYIISDDTPSVAKLVENIVRAYQPKEFFYLGGQLSLSPSASRLEGFYEGLEQSHLAVKSDWILHKDYQPESGYAMFAEVVERLGRLPEAVFTASYTILEGVLRYLTEHKQMAKLMNQELHLATFDDHHLLDALPFHIHSIAQDHDQIALRTFQLMREKLQRKTINNAKVDCEIIWRH